A DNA window from Micromonospora sp. NBC_01739 contains the following coding sequences:
- a CDS encoding transketolase-like TK C-terminal-containing protein: MQQHDVGVLDEIQRRVLWLATRIVDAANRERVTGDGVKVGGHQASSASLVSAMTALWFAHLDGEDRVAVKPHASPVFHAIQYLLGNLDRSYLTRLRARGGLQSYPSRTKDPDGVDFSTGSVGLGAAAPLFAAVTRRYVDAHFGARPHSRFVALIGDAELDEGNIWEAVADPATTGLGNVMWVVDFNRQSLDRVVPGVRIDQWRGQFEAAGWHVVEVKYGRKLAEAYAQPGGEALRDWIDAMPNEQYQSLFGLTGPELRKQFLDGAPNAVATFVEDIPDAELGPLVTDLGGHDLAALLDAYAQCDAVTDRPSVVFAYTVKGWGLPIAGNPRNHSALLTGDQIEALRAAHGLTPDTEWDRLDPASPAGIRAGQRREALSRAPRRRALGVTVPQTTKVRATKPISTQEVFGRVLVDLARDPQVGRYLVTTAPDVATSTNLAGFINKTGVFAPTAQRSWSEDRMLRWTESPEGQHIELGISEMNLFLLLGQLGLAWDLSGQPLLPVGTVYDPFVLRGLDAFLYGTYSGSRFVVAGTPSGITLAPEGGAHQSTITASVGLELPGVTFIEPAYATSLDWLLCDALGQIAGPDQPAATAAPTEDGAYYFRLSTRPMDQAPFEAARARLGDAVLRRQVLAGAYRLVDAHQAYPHLAGAPTVQLAASGAVLPEVLTAAAELAEEGVAAHVVDVTSLDRLYRAWQRTLRQGVRTATVPSVPGALRSAFADRTPVVTVHDAASHAMAWLGSALAAPAVPLGVDEFGQSGSVHELYDLHDLLPGSIVNAALAALSLH; the protein is encoded by the coding sequence GTGCAGCAGCACGATGTTGGTGTTCTCGATGAGATTCAGCGGCGGGTGTTGTGGTTGGCCACCCGGATCGTGGATGCGGCCAATCGGGAACGGGTGACCGGGGACGGGGTCAAGGTCGGGGGGCATCAGGCCTCCAGTGCATCGCTGGTCAGTGCGATGACGGCGTTGTGGTTCGCGCATCTGGATGGCGAGGACCGGGTCGCGGTCAAGCCGCACGCCTCCCCGGTTTTCCATGCCATTCAGTACCTGCTGGGCAACCTGGACCGGTCCTACCTGACTCGGCTGCGGGCCCGGGGTGGTCTCCAGTCGTACCCTTCGCGGACGAAGGACCCCGACGGGGTGGACTTCTCCACCGGGTCGGTCGGCCTGGGTGCGGCCGCGCCGCTGTTCGCCGCGGTGACCCGCCGCTACGTGGACGCGCACTTCGGGGCCCGCCCGCACTCGCGGTTCGTCGCGTTGATCGGTGACGCCGAGCTGGACGAGGGCAACATCTGGGAGGCGGTCGCCGACCCGGCCACCACCGGGCTCGGCAACGTGATGTGGGTGGTCGACTTCAACCGGCAGTCGCTGGACCGGGTGGTGCCGGGGGTACGCATCGACCAGTGGCGGGGGCAGTTCGAAGCGGCCGGCTGGCACGTGGTCGAGGTCAAGTACGGCCGCAAGCTGGCCGAGGCGTACGCCCAGCCCGGTGGGGAGGCGCTGCGCGACTGGATCGACGCGATGCCCAACGAGCAGTACCAGTCGCTGTTCGGGCTGACCGGACCGGAGCTGCGCAAGCAGTTCCTCGACGGCGCGCCGAACGCGGTGGCCACCTTCGTCGAGGACATTCCGGACGCCGAACTGGGCCCCCTGGTCACCGACCTGGGCGGGCACGACCTGGCGGCGCTGCTCGACGCGTACGCCCAGTGTGACGCGGTGACCGACCGGCCGAGTGTCGTGTTCGCGTACACCGTCAAGGGTTGGGGTCTGCCGATCGCCGGCAATCCGCGCAACCATTCCGCGCTACTCACCGGCGACCAGATCGAGGCCCTGCGGGCCGCGCACGGCCTGACCCCGGACACCGAGTGGGACCGCCTCGACCCGGCCTCGCCCGCGGGCATCCGGGCCGGGCAGCGTCGGGAGGCGCTGTCCCGCGCGCCCCGTCGGCGGGCGCTGGGAGTCACCGTCCCCCAGACCACGAAGGTACGCGCCACCAAGCCGATCTCCACCCAGGAGGTCTTCGGTCGGGTGCTGGTCGACCTGGCCCGGGATCCGCAGGTGGGCAGGTACCTCGTCACCACCGCGCCGGACGTGGCGACCTCGACCAACCTGGCCGGGTTCATCAACAAGACCGGGGTGTTCGCGCCGACCGCCCAGCGGTCCTGGTCGGAAGACCGGATGCTGCGCTGGACGGAGAGCCCCGAGGGGCAGCACATCGAGCTGGGCATCTCCGAGATGAACCTGTTCCTGCTGCTCGGCCAGCTCGGCCTGGCCTGGGACCTGTCCGGGCAGCCGCTGCTGCCGGTCGGCACGGTGTACGACCCCTTCGTGCTGCGGGGCCTGGACGCCTTCCTCTACGGCACCTACTCCGGCTCCCGGTTCGTGGTCGCCGGAACCCCGTCGGGCATCACCCTGGCTCCGGAGGGCGGCGCCCACCAGTCCACCATCACCGCGAGCGTGGGCCTGGAACTGCCCGGGGTGACCTTCATCGAGCCGGCGTACGCGACCAGCCTGGACTGGCTGCTCTGCGACGCCCTGGGGCAGATCGCCGGCCCGGACCAGCCCGCGGCGACCGCGGCACCGACCGAGGACGGGGCGTACTACTTCCGGCTGAGTACCCGACCGATGGACCAGGCACCCTTCGAGGCGGCCCGCGCCCGCCTCGGTGACGCGGTGCTGCGGCGGCAGGTGCTGGCCGGGGCGTACCGGCTGGTCGACGCCCACCAGGCGTACCCGCACCTGGCCGGGGCCCCGACGGTGCAGCTGGCCGCCTCGGGTGCGGTACTGCCCGAGGTGCTGACCGCCGCGGCGGAACTGGCCGAGGAGGGGGTGGCCGCCCACGTCGTGGACGTCACCAGCCTCGACCGCCTCTACCGGGCCTGGCAGCGCACCCTGCGGCAGGGGGTACGCACGGCGACCGTGCCCAGTGTGCCGGGGGCCCTGCGGTCGGCCTTCGCCGACCGGACCCCGGTGGTCACCGTGCACGACGCCGCCTCGCACGCGATGGCCTGGCTGGGCTCGGCCCTGGCCGCCCCGGCGGTGCCGCTGGGGGTGGACGAGTTCGGCCAGTCCGGCAGCGTCCACGAGCTCTACGACCTGCACGACCTGCTCCCCGGCAGCATCGTCAACGCCGCCCTGGCCGCCCTCTCCCTCCACTGA
- a CDS encoding Ig domain-containing protein → MKTLRPVMALTMVVALLLVGAPPAAAATVTITSGAPQSPRYLGQTYAVHTVEATGGTAPYALSVSAGSLPPGMLVVGNSLGGSPTTAGSYTFTLRMTDAEGEFAEQTATIEVREPQIDITSGAPRSPRYLGRTYAIHTVEATGGTAPYALSVSGSLPPGMLVVGNSLGGSPNTAGTYRATLRMTDKNGFFGEQDITIVVAQAATAFTSGNPPSGTVGQPYSFPFTAEGDENITFSLAAGDLPNGLTLATNGLLSGTPSSVGTFDFMVRAAGAQTSATTEVAMVVVARSTPTATPTGPTATPTGPTVTPSPVDPTATPSESPAAPVPSPSKTSGAWLPVTGSNSTIVLLLLSVLAFSIGGILLVLTVNHRRRFSAPE, encoded by the coding sequence ATGAAGACACTGCGCCCGGTCATGGCCCTGACGATGGTGGTCGCCCTGCTGCTGGTCGGCGCTCCACCGGCCGCAGCGGCGACCGTCACCATCACCTCCGGCGCGCCCCAATCGCCGAGGTATCTGGGCCAGACGTACGCGGTCCACACGGTCGAGGCCACCGGTGGTACGGCCCCGTACGCGTTGTCGGTGAGTGCGGGGAGTCTGCCGCCGGGCATGCTCGTGGTCGGCAACTCCCTGGGCGGCTCGCCGACCACGGCCGGCAGCTACACCTTCACCCTGCGGATGACGGACGCGGAGGGTGAGTTCGCCGAGCAGACCGCGACCATCGAGGTACGCGAACCGCAGATCGACATCACCTCGGGTGCGCCCCGGTCGCCGAGGTATCTGGGTCGGACGTACGCGATCCACACGGTCGAGGCCACCGGTGGTACGGCGCCGTATGCGTTGTCGGTGAGTGGGAGTCTGCCGCCGGGCATGTTGGTGGTCGGCAACTCCCTGGGCGGCTCGCCGAACACGGCCGGCACCTACCGCGCCACCCTGCGGATGACCGACAAGAACGGCTTCTTCGGCGAGCAGGACATCACCATCGTCGTGGCTCAGGCGGCGACCGCCTTCACCTCCGGCAACCCGCCCTCCGGCACGGTGGGCCAGCCGTACTCCTTCCCGTTCACCGCCGAGGGCGACGAGAACATCACCTTCTCCCTGGCCGCCGGTGACCTGCCGAACGGGCTGACCCTGGCCACCAACGGCCTGCTCAGCGGCACCCCCAGCAGCGTCGGCACCTTCGACTTCATGGTCCGGGCGGCCGGCGCACAGACCAGCGCCACCACCGAGGTGGCCATGGTCGTCGTCGCGAGGTCGACCCCCACGGCCACCCCTACCGGTCCGACGGCCACCCCTACCGGTCCCACCGTCACCCCCTCTCCGGTCGACCCCACCGCCACCCCGTCCGAGAGTCCGGCGGCACCAGTTCCCTCGCCGTCGAAGACCAGTGGGGCCTGGCTGCCGGTCACCGGATCGAACTCGACGATCGTGCTGCTGCTGCTGAGCGTCCTGGCCTTCTCCATCGGCGGGATCCTGCTGGTGTTGACCGTCAACCACCGTCGACGCTTCAGCGCACCCGAGTGA
- the gatB gene encoding Asp-tRNA(Asn)/Glu-tRNA(Gln) amidotransferase subunit GatB, with the protein MTTTLPAYDEVVARYEPVIGLETHVELGTNTKMWCGCPTDFGGEPNTRVCPVCLGLPGSLPVANKAAIEATIRIGLALNCSIAQWCRFARKNYFYPDMPKNFQISQYDEPLCFDGYLDVEVNGELVRIGIERVHLEEDTGKTLHVGGATGRIHGATESLVDYNRAGIPLVEIVTKPIPGTGALAPEVARAYVAELRDVIRSLGVSDVRMEEGSLRCDVNTSLNLPGEEWGTRTETKNVNSLRSVERAVRSEMLRQASVLDAGGRITQETRHFHEDTGDTTPGRSKETATDYRYFPEPDLVPIAPDPAWVAELKAALPELPRLHRRRLQEAWGLSDTDMQSVLNAGAVELIEQTVAAGASPAAARKWWLGELSRRANETGVELADIGATPAQVAELQSLVDAGKLNDKLARAVLEGVVAGEGSPTEIMTARSLEVVSDTSALTAAVDEAIAANPDIADKIRSGKVAAAGALVGAVMKTTRGQADAKTVRDLILTRLTPTP; encoded by the coding sequence ATGACCACGACGCTGCCCGCGTACGACGAGGTCGTCGCGCGATACGAGCCGGTGATCGGCCTGGAGACCCACGTCGAGCTGGGCACGAACACCAAGATGTGGTGCGGCTGCCCGACCGACTTCGGCGGCGAGCCGAACACCCGGGTCTGCCCGGTCTGCCTGGGCCTGCCCGGCTCCCTGCCGGTGGCCAACAAGGCCGCCATCGAGGCGACCATCCGGATCGGCCTGGCGCTGAACTGCTCGATTGCGCAGTGGTGCCGGTTCGCCCGGAAGAACTACTTCTACCCGGACATGCCGAAGAACTTCCAGATCAGCCAGTACGACGAGCCCCTCTGCTTCGACGGCTACCTGGACGTCGAGGTCAACGGCGAGCTGGTGCGCATCGGCATCGAGCGGGTGCACCTGGAGGAGGACACCGGCAAGACGCTGCACGTCGGCGGCGCCACCGGCCGCATCCACGGCGCCACCGAGTCCCTCGTCGACTACAACCGGGCCGGCATCCCCCTGGTCGAGATCGTCACCAAGCCGATCCCCGGCACCGGTGCCCTCGCCCCCGAGGTGGCCCGCGCGTACGTCGCCGAGCTGCGTGACGTGATCCGCTCCCTGGGGGTCTCCGACGTCCGCATGGAGGAAGGTTCGCTGCGGTGTGATGTCAACACCTCGCTGAACCTGCCCGGCGAGGAGTGGGGCACCCGTACCGAGACCAAGAACGTCAACTCGCTGCGCTCGGTCGAGCGGGCGGTCCGCTCGGAGATGCTGCGCCAGGCCTCCGTACTGGATGCCGGCGGTCGGATCACCCAGGAGACCCGGCACTTCCACGAGGACACCGGGGACACCACCCCGGGCCGGTCCAAGGAGACCGCCACCGACTACCGCTACTTCCCGGAGCCGGACCTGGTCCCCATCGCCCCCGACCCGGCCTGGGTGGCCGAGCTGAAGGCCGCCCTGCCGGAGCTGCCCCGGCTGCACCGCCGTCGCCTCCAGGAGGCGTGGGGCCTGTCGGACACGGACATGCAGTCGGTGCTCAACGCCGGTGCGGTCGAGCTGATCGAGCAGACGGTCGCCGCCGGTGCCTCCCCGGCCGCCGCCCGCAAGTGGTGGCTGGGTGAGCTGTCCCGGCGGGCCAACGAGACCGGTGTGGAACTGGCCGACATCGGGGCCACCCCGGCGCAGGTCGCCGAGCTGCAGAGCCTGGTCGACGCCGGCAAGCTCAACGACAAGCTGGCCCGTGCCGTGCTGGAAGGCGTGGTCGCCGGTGAGGGATCGCCCACCGAGATCATGACCGCCCGGAGCCTGGAGGTCGTCTCCGACACCAGCGCCCTCACCGCCGCCGTGGACGAGGCGATCGCCGCCAACCCCGACATCGCCGACAAGATCCGCAGCGGCAAGGTAGCCGCCGCCGGAGCCCTGGTAGGCGCCGTAATGAAGACCACCCGAGGCCAAGCCGACGCCAAAACCGTCCGCGACCTGATCCTCACCCGCCTAACCCCCACCCCCTAA
- a CDS encoding PH domain-containing protein translates to MSRTESTRFRHHQALLVGAIIGTIGALPLASASAYLLPVLLVPLAVGVWAWRAGTDADRDGLRLRALVGDRRIRWDQIVELGGDARGRAVAQLDDGSRLVLPAVRQRDLPLLVAAAGQGEVQAAQ, encoded by the coding sequence GTGAGCCGCACCGAGAGCACCCGATTCCGACACCATCAGGCCCTCCTGGTGGGGGCGATCATCGGCACCATCGGTGCCCTGCCCCTGGCCAGCGCCAGCGCGTACCTGCTGCCGGTGTTGCTGGTGCCCCTGGCCGTGGGGGTCTGGGCCTGGCGGGCCGGTACGGACGCGGACCGCGACGGGCTGCGGCTACGGGCCCTGGTCGGCGACCGCCGGATCCGCTGGGACCAGATCGTCGAGCTGGGCGGCGACGCCCGCGGCCGGGCGGTGGCCCAACTCGACGACGGCTCTCGACTCGTCCTGCCCGCGGTACGCCAGCGGGACCTGCCGCTGCTGGTCGCCGCGGCCGGACAGGGCGAGGTCCAGGCGGCTCAGTAG
- a CDS encoding metallophosphoesterase has translation MGDQEHGQPPHGAEPTRRTRRFPALRRGNAASPRRGRSTGLRRIGTALAVLVVTLAGVLLGTLAGGQVETDIGPFRAKLSISPTTVGGTTIKIPPLGALLLNSHDGPTQLTVELGALDQSRVEALLDDPASLNRATQSAVDEVHDGVLRLGLRTLGATVLATVLLALLVFRDTRRAAWAGGLALLIAAGSLGTAASTLRPQAIEEPTYEGLLVNAPAIVGDVRKIANDYTRYAEQLQRLIGNVTQLYTTVSALPVYEQDPGTTRVLHISDMHLNPAAWQLIRTVVEQFGIDVVIDTGDITDWGSEPEASYVGSISLLRKPYVYIRGNHDSGRTAAAVARQPNAIVLDNATTTVAGLTIAGIGDPRFTPDKSTSPAAGSPVPPTADELVTTGQTLAATIRSSPKPVNLALVHDPVIAGPLSGTTPLVLAGHTHRRQIEQLPEVPGQQPTTLMVQGSTGGAGLRGLEGEEPTPLTMTVLYFDQDKQLQAYDTITVGGTGQAQVNLERTVITPPVTPTPPTTPTPTPTR, from the coding sequence ATGGGCGATCAGGAACACGGGCAGCCGCCCCACGGCGCGGAGCCGACCCGTCGCACCCGCCGCTTCCCCGCGCTGCGGCGGGGCAATGCGGCGTCCCCCCGCCGTGGGCGGTCCACCGGCCTACGCCGAATAGGGACGGCTCTGGCCGTGCTGGTCGTCACCCTGGCCGGGGTGCTGCTCGGCACCCTGGCCGGCGGGCAGGTCGAGACGGACATCGGTCCCTTCCGCGCCAAGCTGTCCATCTCACCGACCACGGTCGGCGGCACCACCATCAAGATCCCGCCGCTGGGCGCTCTCCTGCTCAACAGCCATGACGGGCCCACCCAGTTGACCGTGGAGCTGGGTGCGCTGGACCAGAGCCGGGTCGAGGCCTTGCTGGACGACCCGGCGAGTCTCAACCGGGCCACCCAGTCGGCGGTCGACGAGGTCCACGACGGGGTACTGCGGCTAGGGCTGCGTACCCTCGGGGCCACCGTGCTGGCCACCGTGCTGCTGGCCCTGCTGGTGTTCCGGGACACCCGCCGGGCCGCCTGGGCGGGCGGGCTGGCCCTGCTGATCGCCGCGGGCAGCCTGGGCACCGCCGCGAGCACCCTGCGACCCCAGGCCATCGAGGAGCCGACCTACGAGGGGCTGCTGGTCAACGCCCCCGCGATCGTCGGCGACGTACGCAAGATCGCCAACGACTACACCCGGTACGCCGAGCAGCTCCAACGCCTCATCGGCAACGTCACCCAGCTCTACACCACCGTGTCGGCGCTGCCGGTGTACGAGCAGGATCCCGGCACCACCCGGGTCCTGCACATCTCCGACATGCACCTCAACCCGGCCGCCTGGCAGCTCATCCGCACCGTGGTGGAGCAGTTCGGCATCGACGTGGTCATCGACACCGGGGACATCACCGACTGGGGCAGCGAGCCGGAGGCCTCCTACGTCGGCTCGATCAGCCTGCTGCGCAAGCCGTACGTCTACATCCGGGGCAACCACGACTCCGGTCGTACGGCGGCGGCGGTGGCCCGCCAACCGAACGCGATCGTGCTGGACAACGCGACCACCACGGTCGCCGGACTGACCATCGCCGGCATCGGCGACCCCCGCTTCACCCCGGACAAGAGCACCTCCCCGGCCGCCGGCAGCCCGGTCCCGCCCACCGCGGACGAACTGGTCACCACCGGTCAGACCCTGGCCGCCACCATCCGCAGCTCCCCCAAGCCGGTGAACCTCGCCCTGGTGCACGACCCCGTCATCGCCGGCCCCCTGTCCGGCACCACCCCGCTGGTGCTCGCCGGTCACACTCACCGGCGGCAGATCGAACAGCTGCCGGAGGTACCGGGCCAGCAGCCCACCACCCTGATGGTGCAGGGTTCCACCGGCGGCGCCGGACTACGCGGCCTGGAGGGCGAGGAGCCGACCCCGCTGACCATGACGGTGCTCTACTTCGACCAGGACAAGCAGCTCCAGGCCTACGACACCATCACCGTCGGAGGCACCGGCCAAGCCCAGGTCAACCTGGAACGCACCGTCATAACTCCCCCCGTCACCCCCACTCCCCCCACCACCCCAACCCCCACCCCCACCCGCTAA
- the gatA gene encoding Asp-tRNA(Asn)/Glu-tRNA(Gln) amidotransferase subunit GatA, with the protein MSDLTKLSAVEIAGLVASGQTSAVEVTQAHLDRIAAVDGRVNAFLHVDTEGALAAARQVDAQRAEGAQLGPLAGVPVAVKDVLTTKGVPTTVGSKILEGWRPPYDSTIVQRLRAAGTVMLGKTNMDEFAMGSSTEYSAYGPTRNPWDTDRIPGGSGGGSAAALAAYEAPLAIGSDTGGSIRQPGAVTGTVGAKPTYGGTSRYGLVAFSSSLDTPGPCARTVLDAALLHEAIGGHDPRDSTSIAAPVPDVVAAAKLGATGDLTGVRLGIVTEFAGEGAEPGVMAAFHEAVDTLTKLGAEIVEVSCPHFKYALPAYYLIAPSECSSNLARFDGVRFGLRVGDDGNRSLEEVMSLTREAGFGPEVKRRIMIGTYALSSGYYDAYYGQAQKVRTLITRDFTAAFEQVDALISPTTPFVAFPLGARTSDPYQMYLADLYTIPTNLYGGPGISVPCGLADGLPVGLQVMAPTMADDRMYRVAAALESAVGTLTPPAL; encoded by the coding sequence ATGAGTGACCTGACGAAGTTGAGCGCCGTCGAGATCGCCGGCCTGGTGGCCTCGGGGCAGACCTCCGCGGTCGAGGTGACCCAGGCGCACCTGGACCGGATCGCCGCAGTCGACGGGCGGGTCAACGCCTTCCTGCATGTCGACACCGAGGGCGCTCTGGCCGCCGCCCGGCAGGTGGACGCCCAGCGGGCCGAGGGCGCGCAGTTGGGCCCGCTGGCCGGGGTGCCGGTGGCGGTCAAGGACGTGCTGACCACCAAGGGAGTGCCGACCACGGTCGGCTCGAAGATCCTCGAGGGCTGGCGTCCGCCGTACGACTCGACGATCGTGCAGCGGCTGCGGGCCGCCGGCACGGTGATGCTCGGCAAGACCAACATGGACGAGTTCGCGATGGGCTCCTCCACGGAATACTCCGCGTACGGACCGACCCGCAACCCCTGGGACACCGACCGCATCCCGGGTGGTTCCGGTGGGGGCAGCGCCGCCGCCCTGGCCGCGTACGAGGCACCCCTGGCGATCGGCTCGGACACCGGCGGCTCGATCCGCCAGCCGGGTGCGGTCACCGGCACCGTCGGCGCCAAGCCGACCTACGGCGGCACCTCCCGCTACGGCCTGGTGGCCTTCTCCTCCTCGCTGGACACCCCCGGCCCCTGCGCGCGTACGGTGCTGGACGCCGCGCTGCTGCACGAGGCCATCGGCGGGCACGACCCCCGCGACTCGACCTCCATCGCCGCGCCGGTGCCGGACGTGGTGGCGGCGGCGAAGCTCGGTGCCACCGGCGACCTGACCGGGGTACGGCTGGGCATCGTCACCGAGTTCGCCGGTGAGGGGGCCGAGCCGGGGGTGATGGCCGCCTTCCACGAGGCGGTCGACACCCTGACCAAGCTCGGTGCGGAGATCGTCGAGGTCTCCTGCCCGCACTTCAAGTACGCCCTGCCGGCGTACTACCTGATCGCCCCGAGCGAGTGCTCCTCCAACCTGGCCCGCTTCGACGGGGTCCGGTTCGGGCTGCGGGTCGGCGACGACGGCAACCGGTCGCTGGAGGAGGTCATGTCGCTGACCCGGGAGGCCGGCTTCGGCCCCGAGGTCAAGCGACGGATCATGATCGGCACGTACGCCCTCTCCTCGGGCTACTACGACGCCTACTACGGGCAGGCCCAGAAGGTCCGTACCCTGATCACCCGGGACTTCACGGCCGCCTTCGAGCAGGTCGACGCGCTGATCTCGCCGACCACCCCGTTCGTGGCCTTCCCGCTGGGTGCCCGCACCTCCGACCCGTACCAGATGTACCTGGCCGACCTGTACACCATCCCGACCAACCTGTACGGCGGGCCGGGCATCTCGGTGCCGTGTGGTCTGGCCGACGGGCTGCCGGTGGGTCTCCAGGTGATGGCCCCGACCATGGCCGACGACCGGATGTACCGGGTGGCTGCCGCGCTGGAGAGCGCCGTCGGCACCCTCACCCCGCCGGCCCTGTGA
- a CDS encoding PQQ-dependent sugar dehydrogenase translates to MSARLPLPRARKLRTLLGVSCATLLLVATGCSLGEPEPDPAGEPPNLPTPSAGAGEGDREVVATVLAQGLRVPWGIAFLPDGGALVTERDSGRIVQVGPESTTDGLRVTEVQTIDEVVASGEGGLLGIAVSPQYAQDRTVFVYYTAEQDNRIARLRIGEKPTPILTGIPKAGIHNGGGLAFGPDGHLYASTGDAGDTDQSQDAEQLGGKILRITPEGKPAPGNPFPDSPVWSLGHRNVQGIAWDGDRMYAVEFGQNTWDEINQITKGKNYGWPEVEGRGDDDKYVDPIVQWSTDEASCSGLAATERTLATACLRGQRLWLVELTDAGTVLGQPQALLTERYGRLRAVATAPDGSIWVGTSNHDGRGRPAAEDDRLLRLVFAGGGAGRS, encoded by the coding sequence GTGAGCGCCCGTCTGCCACTCCCCCGTGCCCGTAAGCTCCGTACCCTCCTGGGGGTGTCCTGCGCGACACTCCTGCTGGTCGCCACCGGTTGCAGCCTCGGCGAACCGGAGCCGGATCCCGCCGGTGAACCGCCGAACCTGCCCACCCCCTCCGCCGGGGCGGGCGAGGGCGACCGGGAGGTCGTCGCCACCGTGCTCGCCCAGGGGCTGCGGGTGCCGTGGGGCATCGCCTTCCTGCCCGACGGCGGGGCCCTGGTCACCGAACGGGACAGCGGCCGGATAGTCCAGGTCGGCCCGGAGTCGACCACGGACGGTCTGCGGGTCACCGAGGTGCAGACCATCGACGAGGTGGTCGCCTCGGGCGAGGGTGGCCTGCTGGGCATCGCGGTGTCACCGCAGTACGCGCAGGACAGGACGGTCTTCGTCTACTACACCGCCGAACAGGACAACCGGATCGCCCGGTTGCGGATCGGCGAGAAACCCACCCCGATCCTGACCGGCATCCCCAAGGCCGGCATCCACAACGGCGGCGGCCTGGCCTTCGGCCCCGACGGGCACCTCTACGCCAGCACCGGCGACGCCGGGGACACCGACCAGTCCCAGGACGCCGAGCAGCTCGGCGGCAAGATCCTGCGGATCACCCCGGAGGGCAAGCCCGCGCCCGGCAACCCCTTCCCGGACTCCCCGGTCTGGTCCCTGGGCCACCGCAACGTGCAGGGCATCGCCTGGGACGGCGACCGGATGTACGCCGTCGAGTTCGGTCAGAACACCTGGGACGAGATCAACCAGATCACCAAGGGCAAGAACTACGGCTGGCCCGAGGTGGAGGGCCGAGGGGACGACGACAAGTACGTCGACCCGATCGTGCAGTGGTCTACCGACGAGGCCTCCTGCTCCGGGCTGGCGGCCACCGAACGCACCCTGGCCACCGCCTGCCTGCGCGGCCAGCGTCTCTGGCTGGTCGAGCTGACCGACGCCGGGACGGTGCTCGGGCAGCCCCAGGCCCTGCTGACCGAGCGGTACGGGCGGCTGCGCGCGGTGGCCACCGCCCCGGACGGCTCGATCTGGGTGGGCACCTCCAACCATGACGGGCGGGGCCGTCCCGCCGCCGAGGACGACCGACTGTTGCGACTTGTTTTCGCAGGTGGCGGAGCTGGGCGAAGCTGA
- a CDS encoding 2-hydroxyacid dehydrogenase — translation MKVWIPHETGHDLLGELPPEVIVETMSDPDRLPSSTAGVRFWVPPFLAPAAATTLLRELPDLAVVQLLSAGADPWIGRIPPGVLLCDARGVHDPSTAEWVVTAILSQLRGFPALARAQPQRRWAYDEVAPTDELTGKRVLIVGAGSIGTAVRNRLAPFEVQFDLVARTARPGVHEVEALPTLLPQADIVVLLVPLTEQTRGLVDEAFLAAMPDGALLVNAARGPVVDTKALVAEVTTGRISAALDVTDPEPLPADHPLWELPNVLITPHVAGSVRGLLPRAYDLVGRQIRRFVAGEQPDNVVVDGY, via the coding sequence GTGAAGGTATGGATTCCGCACGAGACCGGTCACGACCTGCTGGGTGAGCTGCCGCCGGAGGTCATCGTCGAGACGATGAGCGATCCGGACCGGCTGCCCTCCTCGACCGCCGGTGTCCGGTTCTGGGTGCCGCCCTTCCTGGCCCCGGCGGCGGCCACCACCCTGCTGCGGGAACTGCCCGACCTGGCGGTGGTCCAGCTGCTCTCGGCCGGGGCGGATCCGTGGATCGGGCGGATCCCGCCGGGGGTCCTGCTCTGCGATGCCCGGGGGGTGCACGATCCCTCGACCGCCGAGTGGGTGGTCACCGCCATCCTGTCCCAGCTGCGTGGCTTCCCGGCCCTGGCCCGCGCCCAGCCCCAGCGTCGGTGGGCGTACGACGAGGTGGCCCCGACCGACGAGCTGACCGGCAAACGTGTGCTGATCGTCGGTGCCGGTTCGATCGGTACCGCCGTGCGGAACCGGCTGGCCCCCTTCGAGGTGCAGTTCGACCTGGTGGCCCGGACGGCGCGACCGGGGGTGCACGAGGTGGAGGCCCTGCCCACCCTGCTGCCGCAGGCCGACATCGTGGTGCTGCTGGTGCCGCTGACCGAGCAGACCCGGGGCCTGGTCGACGAAGCCTTCCTGGCCGCGATGCCGGACGGCGCCCTGCTGGTGAACGCCGCCCGGGGACCGGTCGTGGACACGAAGGCGCTGGTGGCCGAGGTGACGACCGGCCGGATCAGCGCGGCCCTGGACGTCACCGACCCGGAACCCCTGCCCGCCGACCATCCGCTCTGGGAGCTGCCGAACGTGCTGATCACCCCGCATGTGGCCGGGTCGGTACGCGGGCTGCTGCCTCGGGCGTACGACCTGGTGGGGCGACAGATCCGGCGCTTCGTCGCCGGGGAGCAGCCCGACAACGTGGTGGTGGACGGCTACTGA